CTATAATATTTTCATTTGGATAAGCTTTTTTTAATTCTTGTATAAAATAGTGAGAATCAACACTACAGCAAATATGCACTAACATAAATCGTTTAGAACCTTTAGTGCGTGATCTTTTGTTTTGACATTTTTATAAATTTTTTCTATTTTTCCATTTTCATCTATGACAAAAGTAGATCTTATCAAGCCTTCATATTCTTTACCATAATTTTTTTTAATTCCCCAAGCTCCATAAAGCTTGCAAACTTCTTTTTGACTATCGCTTAATAATATATGTTTTAAATTATGCTTTTGAATAAAATTTACATGAGATTTAACACTATCTGGACTAATACCTATTATAACAGCATTTTTATCTAAAAAATCATCATAAAATTTAGTAAAATCACAAGCTTCTAAAGTGCAACCTGGAGTATTATCTTTTGGATAAAAATACAAAATTATTTTTTTACCAAAAAAATCTTTTAAAGATACATTAATTCCATCTTGATTTAAAAGCTCAAAAACAGGAGCTTTATCGCCTATTTGCAATTCTTTCATTTTTTTGCCTTTAATCTTAAATTTTCTACACTTTCACCACTAAAACCTATATTAAATGGTTCTATATCTTCTAAAATAACTACTATATTTTGCTTTGGTTTATTATATTTTTCATGCAAAAGCTTGGTTATATCGTGTATTAAATTTTGCTTTTGTTCTTTGCTAAATTCTGGCTTTGCTAATTTAATATTTACTATAGGCATAATTCCCTCCAAAAATAAAATACTATCAAAAAATTACCAAAAAAATACCAAGATACAAACATTTTTTAAAGTTTCGCTAATTATTAAACATATTTTTGATAAAATTACCCTTATTTTAAAAAGGTTTGTTTAT
The genomic region above belongs to Campylobacter peloridis LMG 23910 and contains:
- the bcp gene encoding thioredoxin-dependent thiol peroxidase → MKELQIGDKAPVFELLNQDGINVSLKDFFGKKIILYFYPKDNTPGCTLEACDFTKFYDDFLDKNAVIIGISPDSVKSHVNFIQKHNLKHILLSDSQKEVCKLYGAWGIKKNYGKEYEGLIRSTFVIDENGKIEKIYKNVKTKDHALKVLNDLC
- a CDS encoding tautomerase family protein codes for the protein MPIVNIKLAKPEFSKEQKQNLIHDITKLLHEKYNKPKQNIVVILEDIEPFNIGFSGESVENLRLKAKK